The segment GATAGAACCAGTTGCCGGAAAGGTCCGTCGCCCACATCCAAGGTTGGGCTTGAATGTCTGCCGAACCGCCACGTTCCACATTCGGGGTATACGCTCGCTTATCCTTCCCCCCTTTCGCGGAGAACACCACCGTTTGTGAACCGCCATTTTCTGCGCGGTCACGATTCAAATAGGAAGAGAACAGCTGAAGTCCCAGAGATTTCCCGGTCCTTTCATTGGGATACGGGCAATCATTATTGAACCAATCGGGATCATACTTTTCAATGATCTCCCAACAGCGTTTGTACCAATGCTCATTCCAACGGTCCTGGCTTGCATACTTCGCCGGATCGTAGTCCATATTAAAAAATTCCCACCCGGGCGTACCCCGTTTCTGGTATTTACGAGCGGCGGAAAAAAACTTCGGAGACCAATACAAATGCGTCGAAACACCAAACTTCAGTCCATGCTTCTGCGCAGCCGCCTTCCATTCCTTCAACGTATCGCGTTTCGGTCCCATATCCACCGAGTTCCAGGAATGGGACGAATCATACATATCGAAATTATCATGATGACAAGCCACCGGCATAATGAAATGCGCACCGTTGTCCTTGCAGAACTTCACCAGTGCATCCGGATCCCATTTTTCCGCCTTAAACATCGGAATCAACTTTTCATATCCGAACTCCGACGGATGCCCATACCGTTCGGTATGCCACTGCGTGAGGGCGGCAGTCCTATCCAAATCTTCCTTAGCTCCCTTGGGCGACCAATACTCTTTAAGCCCATACATGCGGCGACCGTAATGTGAGTCATCATTCGGGCGATCTTCATCGATCGCCGAGGGGATCCCCCAGTGAAACCAAACTCCAAGCTTCCCATCTAAGAACCATTCTGGAACCTCATAGTTATCTGCCATCGATTCCCATGTTGGCTCAACCTGCGCGACAGCAGACTGCCCAACCCACAATGCCATCGCCAATATAACCATCCGCTTCATCTCATCCTCCATCCATTTCATAGCTCGGATCAACCACACGACCCAACTCGGCTTCACGCGTTCTCACCGTATTCGGGTTGTACTGCTCAGCCACCGCAATATCGCGAGACTTCTTTCGACAAACCCTCTCAGGAGAAACCCTGTTTCTCATCTAAATCGTCTTCACCGGCTGGTGCTAGGGTTGGGTCACCGCCAAACGTCTGGGCGAATGATTCTTCATCCAGCTTGCAATGAAAGGCCAGCAATTTAGAGCCCGGCAAAGGACCCTAGAATCATTTTCATCCTCTTCTCCTTCAGCATAGAAGGTTCTATTCCGGGAGGTTCAATCTTCGGGTCTTAATCCAACTCCACCAAAACGGATGAGATTAGATGTCCTCGGGTGTCTTTCAAATTCACGTAATACGTCTGGCAACTCTTCGGAAGCTGAGCCACCACCGTTCCCGCCTCGGCGTTCACCAATGCCTTCCGCTCGATCCAGGGCCCCGGCCGAGAATGTTTTGCCCCCGGATCACCCGCCGGTTTGCGATAGGTAAGCGGTTCGTTTAAATAATAAACCGTCGCGCTTTCCAGCGGCACATCCGATTTGTACATAAGCTTCACATCTCGCCCCGACGGCTGCTTTACGATACGTCCAAGCGCCGCGCCTTGCCCCTTGAGAATATGGTCTGCAAAGGCATAAATTTCAGGAACCCGTTTCTTATCCCACCCAGGACCGTGTCCGTGCGCCAACCCGGGGTGAATATTCAAAAATGCATGGTCGTCTGTCGTCTCAAAGCAGTGCGAGGTTGTGTTGACGGAAAAGTGGCCGTCGCTATCGCTGTTGACCCAGAGGGTTGGAACGGACCCTTCCACGATATAGCGAGACGGATCCCAGAACTTCTGCGCATCGGTTTTCACACTGGCAAAATGGCCGAGTGAATCGAAGAGGTACCCACAACCATATACCGGCATCGCGCACTTATAGCGCGAATCGATTCCAGAGACCAGACTGCTCAAAATGCCGCCCCAGGAAATACCGGTCACACCGATCCGATCCGCATCCACGCCCGGCTGCGCTGCCAGAAGCGAATTTGCGATGAAAATATCGGACACCGCATGATACATCCACTGCTCATTGAGCGGCAGTTCTGCATCATCAAATCGGCCGACTCGAGAGGGACCACTAAACTCATGTCGAATTTTCCCGGCACCCTTCTCGTTCGGCATATGCCCTTCCAGACTCATCGAGATGGCCGCATACCCGCGATCGTTCCAAATCTTAACCCAATTGTAAAAAGCGGTTCCACCGCCCCCGTGAACCAGTACCATGGCTGGCACCGGCTCATCGCTCTGCGGAATGCCAATGTAGGCAAACGCCCGTGTGGGTTTCCCTTTGTAGTCGAGCGTGTCATAAAAGATCGCTTGAATATCGCCTTGGTCCTGCTCCGGAACACGATGAATGTCTGGAACCTCATAGACCTTATCGTCCAATAGCAGGGAATCACCCGCAACCGCTGACACACTCAACGATACGAGCACCAACAAGCACCAACCTGTTCTTTTTAACATAGCAATCTCATTACAATTCTGGATGTTTTCCAACCTCTAGAAAATCACAGTTTCTTTTTCCAGAGTTTGGGATTCTTTTTTTTCCATTAGAAAGCGTCACTGCTGGGTAGCCGACGAGGATTCGACCCGTGAAAACTCACTCAACGTCGCGTTCGTCAGAGCGTCAGGATCGCCGGAACAAACGGCCATTCCTGCCTCAACCCGCTCGGGCAACGCGAGGGCAACCTGCCCAATCTCTGTCCAGGTCTTTTCGTCAACAGAACAGGAACCGGTAAAAACATCCCCATTTCGGACCAGCTTTACATACGGACCTTTCGCGGCATCTGCCTGCCCAATAAGACTCAAACCCTCTCCCCTGCTGTTCCGGCAGACCATAACCATTTCTCCCGAAGGATCACGGAGTACCGCGATGGTTCTAGCGTCTGAAACAATGACGGTTCCGTCTTTGTATGCGGCCACATAGTTCTCTACATACTGATCGTCCGCATAATCTTCGAGAGGGGTTTCTACCGGTTCCACGCGTTCACGGAACATGATTCCTGCGCGAGCATTGGCATGGGTGTTTTCCAACGCAGAGAGTTTTGCCTTTAGTTCTCCATTGCCGTAATGGAGATCGGACAGAAAGAAGAAATTATCTCCGGTGCCGGATATATTCCCGCCGCCTTGTAACGAATAGGTATAGTCACTGTGTGATGTCCCGTCGCCCTTCAACGCCGGATTCCCTACATTGTTTTTCCACAATACACGGTGCACTGCTTTGCCCGATTTTGATTTCAAATCGTAAAACAGATCGCAGTGCTCGAAGCTGCGGGTGATGACATGCCCATCCCACAGGGCCTGACTATACGGCGCACCCAGTGGACGCAGGCCTTGGTCTACCCAGTCGGCCAACCATTTGTACTGTTCATCGACGGCATCGACCGATGCTTGATAGAATAAATAGGAATAGGGTTCCACATAGCCCAGGTAGAAGGCCAGGACAGGATCGAACCGATCTTCTATCTCACGGAGGGTTCGATGACCTAACCCGCTTCGAATCATTGTTAGTCTCTTTTTTCGTGCCGCTTCCTGTTGAAACCTAAGGCTGAAAGGGATGTTCCTATAGGCGGGGCCTTCCCTATAGAGTCCATCTGCAAAGGCAATCCGTTCGCGATACTCAATATCGTTGCCATTGTTAACGATATGAAGCTTGTTATCCGGCAGTTTTTCATAGAGCGGCATATACAAAAATGCGGGGTAATCTCTTCGGTCAATAAAGGTGCCGTCCACAACCTCATTTTTATTATCCGTAATGAAGGGCTCACCATTTTCAGCGAAGCCTTCTTCCAGCCCCAACATCTTGTAAATGCTCCCCCGCCACCATTCCTGGAACCGTGGGTTCATCCGGCTATATTGACGAACTCTGTTCCGGACCAGAGGTCGAACATTTACGAACTCGTCCTTTTCTTCTTGCGTTAAAGGATCGATTCCATAATCGCCAAAGTCGAGTTCATGATTCCAATAGAAGATTGATTTTAAGTCCGGGTTGACCTCTTTCAGCCTCCGGGTGGTCTTTCGGTATCCAGCAAACCCGCCATTGGCTTTTTCGAGAACAATCACCGGGTAGGACTTGGCCATCCTCTCAATCTGCCTATCGGTATAGCCGGCTCTGCCGTGGCGAATCAGCATGGTTCTTTGCAGCCGATCCCAGGAAAACGTTGGAAACGCGTTGTCCAATTTCGCCTGCGTCATCGACTCATAGGGGGTAGGACCATAGGTGTGGCCATTCGGCAAATCACCATACACATGATCCGGGTCTTCAACCAACAAAGAAGGATTTCTTACAATAAAGTTCAACTGCAGATTTCCGTCCGAAAAATGCGACTCAAAATCGTGCAACTCTAAGCCATTGGCTGATAGATCAGCGCCGCCTATGGTGACGTTTTCCATGGAAAAGGTTTTCGCATCGTAATTGACCAGGAGATCAAACCGCAGCACATCGGCTCGATCGTCACCGATAAAACTATTTCCAGTCCAGATAACGGTAAAAGCCGTCGTCGATTCTTCATTCACTCGTGTACAGGCAAGATCTGGATGATAGAGGTCCACGTTACGGTATCCGTTTGCCAGCACCATGTCGTCCCAGATTTCAGTATCATTTCCAGCCAAAGGCTTAATGGTTAGCCAAAAATGACTGTTCCGGCCTGAGTTGTCCGCCGCTTGGGCCCATCCAACGATCAACATACTAATGCATATCGCGAAACCTATTTTATTCTTCATACGTCCTTATCCTTCTACTGATTAAGTGCCCTCACGCGAGAGAGCGTCATTTTTATACAAACACGTTCACGTCCACTCAATTCACTCCGCAATAGGCAACAGCTCTACGCTTCGAAGCTGCGGAGCGGGCCCAGCAGAATCGGGTGCCACGTCCAGTGTCAGCGTCTGCATGCCGGGCGCCGAGAGGGTTACCGTTCCGAGAACCGCAATCGACTCCTGAATTTTGTCGGTGGGCAATTCAATCGTTTTGCGCTTCTCAAATTCGTTCAAGTCATTCACCACGGATTGACCATCCACCGTCGCCCGCAGGCGGCAGCCTTTGCTCGGCCCAATACTCGCCACAACCACCTGATAGGTCCCCGGTTCCACCAATCGGAAATCCCAGCTCAACGCCTGCCCCGGCGTCCTGAGGCCCGCGACGCTCAACATTCGTGCAGGGACAATCCCTTGTCCGCCCAACGGCACCGTAAACTCTTTAAAGTCCATTGCACGGCGAGGCTTATTGGCCATAAACTCGGTGTCATGAATGATGCCGGTGTAGGCATCCAGAACGACGGATCCATCATTTTGCTGCATGTGGACCTGCTCCATCGAAGCCTCACCTTCCACCGTCAATGCGATCACCGAAACACATGCATCGGGTGCCGTCTGAGGCACATTGATTTTGTGGCGTCGAAGACCAGCTGCGGGATCAAAGGTCGACGTGTACGTCAACGCCGCGCCGCCATCCAACAACGTGGCACTTACGATTTTATTATTGAGGCCATCGAGTTCAAAACTGCCGTCTGCGGGCCAATCCACCACGTTCAGATAGAGAATGGTGTTCTTCCCATCCTTGCGTTGCGTCATGGATCCCCAGTTCAGTCCGAACGGATACGGCCCGGCTTCCGTTCCATAAATCGCCTCGCCGTTTATCGCAAGCCAATCGCCCATTCCCTTAAATCGCGCAATGGCCGCCTCATGAAAAACGCCCTGTGAATTGGGAGCAACATTCAGCAAAAAGTTCCCTCCCTTGCCGACGATTTTCACCAACCGCTCCAGCAGATCCTCAACAGATTTATACTCATCCGCGTTTGCGCTGTAGCCCCAGCCATTATTCATACAGATCGCCGACTCAAAAGTTTGTCCAATGTTTACAGGCGGCGTCTGGTTGTCACCCATGCTCATATAATCGACATACCGCAAGCTGTCGTCGTCGCCGAGTCGACTGTTGCTAATCGCTCCATAGGAGTGAAGAAGGTCCACCATGTCCTGCTGACCCAACATGCGTTTGCGCTCCGGCGGTCGGAACCCGCTTCCCCCGTCAAACCAGAACAGGAAGGGATCATACTTCACACACAGTTCCTCAATCTGTTCATACATATAAATCATGTACTGAGAAATATCCGCATCCGGAACAATGGCATTTCGCAGCGGAGCCCGATTTTGATATTTGGGGTCATACAAGGGATGGTTGTAGTCCGCGATGGAATAATAGCAGCCCAAGCGAATATCATTCGCCTGGCAAGCCTCGGACAGCTCCCCGACAATATCCCGTTTGAACGGCGCCGCGTCCATCACATCGTATTCCGTCAAAGCCGAATCAAAAATACAGAACCCTGCGTGATGCTTCGTCGTGATAACGATGTATTTTACGCCACCGTCTTTGGCAACTTGCAGCCACTGGTTCGCATCAAAATCAACCGGATTAAACTCATTGACATCACGATGGGCCTGGAAATGAACAAACATCCCAAACTTCGCATCGCGAAACCACTCCAATTGCTCTTCCGCTGTCTGCGCACCAACCACACGGGTGCTTGCCAACAACGCAGCCACAACGAACACAGATAATTTCCCAAACTTCATACTTCACGTCTCCTTTTTATTAAATTCAGATCCTCAACGCACAACGATAACTCTTCTATTTCCCGCGAATCGCCTTACGGACTTCCTCCATCACCGCCATGCATTTGGGGTTAAAAATGGGATGCTCATCCGTTACATCAGCGGTCATAATCAGATTGATGGTGACGGGAACCTTCTCCGTGGCCATGCGTTTGAAAAAGGCAACGTATTCTTCGGTGGAATGAGAAGGCCCTTTGCCGAACTCACCATTCATCGGCTTGTTGGAGAACCACCCCTCCTGATCCATCAGACACCACCACGCGGAGGTCACATCGCCGAGCTGTTTGCCCGGACCAATAATTGCGGGATCAGGCTGCAGCAATTCCTTGCCGCCGTCGGTCACCGTTAACTCACTAAACGGACTGACCCTCGGCCCCCGGTTCGAACTGAACCCTGCCACCGCATTGGGATTGCCTGCCTTGATTGCGCGGGCCCAGTCTTCCCACGACACATCGAGCGGGTAATCGTTCATCAAGGAGCCGTCAATGTAGCCGAAACCCATCAGCTTCTCGCCATATCGCAAACTGGCATATCGCAAGATGGAAGCGATATTATCGCTGAAACGGGTTTTATCGTCATCAAGCGCACCCGCCGCCGGACGAAACGTCGTTTCATATCCGTTGTAGGCAGTGTGCATATAAAACAATGTGCGAATCCCCCGACGATCCAGCTCGGTGATGATTTCCCCCAGCAGGTCGCGTTCGGCAGTGCGGCCCGGCATAATTTTATCCAAAGCGGCATTCGGTGCCGGCCAAAAGAAACCCTTGTGCGTAGAGGTAAAGACAATCCACGCTGCCCCGGTACGCTCAATGGCATCCGCAAACACGTTTACATCGAACATTTTAACGGCGTCTTGAAACCAATCCGCGCGCGGAGTATTCCCCGTAAACCCATGACTAAGCGCCGACCAATGAACAAAGATGCCATATTTTCCGTCAACCATCCATGATGCATCACCCCGAATCGCTTGGGCCCGCTCCACTTGCGCCTTGCGTGCAGTCGCGGTTCCAATTTCAATCGACCACAGATGAAGGCCTTGTGTGATGCCATAACCAAATCGATCGGCAGCCACGACTTTCGGTTGCGTGTCAGGCAAACGCACGGTGATTTGATTCTCACCTGCTTTCAAACGAAGCGTGCCGGGAAGCTCTTGCCTCCAGAAAAAGG is part of the Novipirellula aureliae genome and harbors:
- a CDS encoding alpha-L-fucosidase is translated as MRVRTGMTSLSVCIAAVWMLMMASTVSAAEKRAEVRLIKGVVPLKADDVTVITGSRGELSANVKQEVNRAIYGFETPQDTIRWTVAAPEDGDYVISLLYSMRDQHNIEVSCGDSVLVAPSITCTWENRPFFWRQELPGTLRLKAGENQITVRLPDTQPKVVAADRFGYGITQGLHLWSIEIGTATARKAQVERAQAIRGDASWMVDGKYGIFVHWSALSHGFTGNTPRADWFQDAVKMFDVNVFADAIERTGAAWIVFTSTHKGFFWPAPNAALDKIMPGRTAERDLLGEIITELDRRGIRTLFYMHTAYNGYETTFRPAAGALDDDKTRFSDNIASILRYASLRYGEKLMGFGYIDGSLMNDYPLDVSWEDWARAIKAGNPNAVAGFSSNRGPRVSPFSELTVTDGGKELLQPDPAIIGPGKQLGDVTSAWWCLMDQEGWFSNKPMNGEFGKGPSHSTEEYVAFFKRMATEKVPVTINLIMTADVTDEHPIFNPKCMAVMEEVRKAIRGK
- a CDS encoding alpha/beta hydrolase family protein codes for the protein MLKRTGWCLLVLVSLSVSAVAGDSLLLDDKVYEVPDIHRVPEQDQGDIQAIFYDTLDYKGKPTRAFAYIGIPQSDEPVPAMVLVHGGGGTAFYNWVKIWNDRGYAAISMSLEGHMPNEKGAGKIRHEFSGPSRVGRFDDAELPLNEQWMYHAVSDIFIANSLLAAQPGVDADRIGVTGISWGGILSSLVSGIDSRYKCAMPVYGCGYLFDSLGHFASVKTDAQKFWDPSRYIVEGSVPTLWVNSDSDGHFSVNTTSHCFETTDDHAFLNIHPGLAHGHGPGWDKKRVPEIYAFADHILKGQGAALGRIVKQPSGRDVKLMYKSDVPLESATVYYLNEPLTYRKPAGDPGAKHSRPGPWIERKALVNAEAGTVVAQLPKSCQTYYVNLKDTRGHLISSVLVELD
- a CDS encoding alpha-L-fucosidase, coding for MKFGKLSVFVVAALLASTRVVGAQTAEEQLEWFRDAKFGMFVHFQAHRDVNEFNPVDFDANQWLQVAKDGGVKYIVITTKHHAGFCIFDSALTEYDVMDAAPFKRDIVGELSEACQANDIRLGCYYSIADYNHPLYDPKYQNRAPLRNAIVPDADISQYMIYMYEQIEELCVKYDPFLFWFDGGSGFRPPERKRMLGQQDMVDLLHSYGAISNSRLGDDDSLRYVDYMSMGDNQTPPVNIGQTFESAICMNNGWGYSANADEYKSVEDLLERLVKIVGKGGNFLLNVAPNSQGVFHEAAIARFKGMGDWLAINGEAIYGTEAGPYPFGLNWGSMTQRKDGKNTILYLNVVDWPADGSFELDGLNNKIVSATLLDGGAALTYTSTFDPAAGLRRHKINVPQTAPDACVSVIALTVEGEASMEQVHMQQNDGSVVLDAYTGIIHDTEFMANKPRRAMDFKEFTVPLGGQGIVPARMLSVAGLRTPGQALSWDFRLVEPGTYQVVVASIGPSKGCRLRATVDGQSVVNDLNEFEKRKTIELPTDKIQESIAVLGTVTLSAPGMQTLTLDVAPDSAGPAPQLRSVELLPIAE